The following are encoded together in the Mesoterricola sediminis genome:
- a CDS encoding nucleotidyltransferase family protein, translated as MHIFVLCGGFGTRLAHIVKDVPKPMAPIEGLPFLEILLEHLVRNGATSFTLLTGHKAEVIEDHFSSHPRFAPLVTFSRETAPLGTAGALREALKTRKVPGPFAIANGDTFFDCSLDRLRRAHEQSGACLTIALKYCMDCSRYGRVRMSEALVTGFLEKQANGGDGLINAGLYFCSESIASFLPESTPASLEDGVFPELAARGLLGGVPFEGRFIDIGVESDYRLAQANLQKWIATPKRRAALVSSSLLQPQAWPAASASLLHEFLTQLQERASLIVPLLHGASNAGVASASHPTFRGRLNLAAPLHIPGAVRGGGADRQPSPEVAAILQAAEDLNLDLAGCVHLLGLPSERLGVPGLAECLLPGPGDGDLAALSTTLETLRSGLDRGSLPSAGAVPPGYGSAQPFNA; from the coding sequence ATGCATATCTTCGTGCTTTGTGGCGGATTCGGGACCAGGCTTGCCCACATCGTAAAGGATGTACCCAAGCCGATGGCTCCCATCGAAGGTCTGCCGTTCCTGGAGATCCTTCTGGAGCATCTGGTACGGAATGGCGCGACCAGTTTCACCCTGCTGACGGGCCACAAGGCCGAAGTGATTGAAGATCATTTCTCCTCGCATCCCCGCTTCGCGCCGCTCGTGACGTTTTCCAGGGAGACGGCCCCCCTGGGCACAGCTGGCGCGCTGCGGGAGGCCCTGAAGACAAGGAAGGTGCCAGGCCCCTTTGCCATTGCAAACGGGGACACATTCTTCGATTGCAGCCTTGACCGCCTGCGGCGAGCCCACGAACAATCCGGAGCCTGCCTGACCATCGCCTTGAAATACTGCATGGACTGCTCAAGGTATGGCCGCGTGCGAATGTCGGAGGCCCTGGTCACGGGGTTCCTGGAAAAGCAGGCCAATGGCGGAGATGGGCTGATCAACGCCGGTTTGTATTTCTGCTCCGAATCGATCGCCTCTTTTCTGCCGGAATCCACCCCGGCATCCCTGGAGGATGGCGTCTTCCCCGAACTGGCGGCCCGAGGCCTGCTGGGTGGCGTGCCTTTCGAGGGGCGCTTCATCGACATCGGCGTGGAGTCCGACTACCGGTTGGCGCAGGCCAACCTCCAGAAGTGGATTGCCACCCCCAAGCGAAGGGCCGCCCTCGTCAGCTCTTCTCTCTTGCAGCCCCAGGCCTGGCCAGCGGCCAGTGCATCCCTCCTTCACGAGTTCTTGACCCAGCTTCAGGAGAGGGCGTCCCTCATCGTGCCCCTCCTGCATGGCGCGTCGAATGCAGGAGTCGCTTCCGCATCCCACCCGACCTTCCGCGGCCGCCTCAATCTAGCCGCGCCTCTCCACATCCCAGGCGCAGTCCGCGGAGGAGGAGCGGATCGCCAGCCTTCCCCCGAGGTCGCGGCCATCCTCCAGGCCGCCGAAGACCTCAACCTGGACCTGGCAGGCTGCGTCCACCTCCTCGGATTGCCATCGGAACGCCTCGGCGTCCCAGGGCTCGCAGAATGCCTCCTGCCGGGCCCCGGAGATGGGGACCTGGCCGCTTTATCCACCACCCTGGAGACCCTCAGGTCAGGACTGGACCGCGGCAGCCTCCCCTCGGCGGGAGCGGTTCCCCCAGGCTATGGCTCGGCGCAACCCTTCAACGCATAG
- a CDS encoding glycosyltransferase family 2 protein: MNKDRQPRFTVIIPTKDRAEYLKHTLRTCALQDYDNLEILVSDDGSTDQTREVVEEAGRKDPRIRYVTPGGCVGMRDNFEFALDQVKPGFVIAMGGDDGILPYGVSRLADFLLETGLELAAWPAPMFSYAKARMETGQLVLHRPRKSRIVESSIFLARQVETLNYIADIESPMFYVKGVASTRLVDQVRRRSPEGRFYVCPTPDGYSGIVLAGEVERFAFSGEAYTIYGTSPTSQGLGYLANDQEAKKRSDDFFKHVSAVPMHPELAGQPYSPLITVMTVDYLLTARDLPGWPGRFPEISMSRMLEKSLAELAHGLYGGDRVLRELRILDQIAGKHGLRDEFRRMVQSTRRFAAKSPFEGDGISSDRVFIDCTRYGIHDLFDAAYAAYCLGNLAEKATPGSIARAFAGSVAYRLRSLRKGEPFPGPASWSEGEQGVD; the protein is encoded by the coding sequence ATGAACAAAGACCGCCAGCCGCGATTCACCGTCATCATTCCGACTAAAGATCGAGCGGAGTACCTCAAGCACACCCTAAGAACGTGCGCGCTCCAGGATTACGACAACCTTGAAATCCTGGTTTCGGATGATGGGAGCACCGATCAGACGCGGGAAGTCGTCGAGGAGGCAGGGAGGAAGGATCCACGAATCCGCTACGTGACGCCCGGCGGGTGTGTCGGGATGAGGGACAATTTCGAGTTCGCCCTGGATCAGGTGAAGCCGGGGTTCGTGATCGCCATGGGGGGGGATGACGGGATCCTTCCCTATGGGGTTTCCCGCCTTGCTGACTTCCTCCTTGAGACGGGTCTGGAATTGGCTGCCTGGCCTGCACCGATGTTCTCCTATGCCAAGGCTCGTATGGAGACTGGGCAACTTGTGCTGCACCGGCCTCGGAAGAGTCGGATTGTCGAATCGTCCATATTCCTGGCGCGCCAGGTTGAGACCCTGAACTACATCGCTGACATTGAATCACCCATGTTCTATGTGAAGGGTGTCGCCTCGACACGGCTGGTGGATCAGGTGCGGAGGCGATCCCCAGAGGGGCGGTTCTACGTCTGCCCGACGCCCGACGGCTACTCCGGGATTGTCCTGGCCGGTGAAGTGGAACGATTTGCATTTTCCGGTGAAGCTTATACCATCTACGGGACTTCACCGACCTCCCAGGGGCTGGGGTACCTGGCCAATGACCAGGAGGCGAAGAAGAGGTCGGATGACTTTTTCAAACACGTCTCCGCCGTGCCCATGCACCCGGAACTTGCCGGCCAACCCTACTCTCCGCTGATCACCGTGATGACCGTGGATTACCTTCTCACTGCGCGCGATCTGCCTGGATGGCCAGGGCGGTTCCCGGAAATCTCCATGTCCCGGATGTTGGAGAAGAGCCTTGCGGAGCTGGCGCATGGGCTCTACGGGGGAGACAGGGTCTTGAGGGAGCTCCGAATCCTGGATCAGATCGCCGGCAAGCACGGGCTTCGCGATGAATTTCGGCGGATGGTCCAGTCCACCCGCCGATTCGCGGCGAAATCCCCGTTCGAGGGGGATGGCATCAGCTCGGACCGGGTATTCATAGATTGCACTCGGTATGGAATTCATGATCTGTTCGACGCGGCATATGCAGCCTACTGCCTGGGGAACCTTGCCGAAAAGGCCACGCCGGGTTCCATCGCGAGGGCCTTCGCTGGCTCCGTGGCCTACCGCTTGCGCTCCTTGCGGAAGGGCGAACCCTTTCCAGGCCCGGCTTCCTGGTCTGAAGGCGAACAGGGGGTGGACTGA
- the wecB gene encoding non-hydrolyzing UDP-N-acetylglucosamine 2-epimerase — MKIMTILGTRPEIIRLSRIIEALDATVDHTLVHTGQNFDPRLNELFFDELGLRGPDHHLGAKGAFGEQVGTILTGTESLIREIQPDRLLILGDTNSGLGAIVAKRMGVPVFHMEAGNRCYDDRVPEEVNRRIIDHSSDVLMPYTERSKQNLLKEGIPGQRIYVTGNPILEVIRHYEPQISQSRILQDLNLSPSGFFLVTMHRAENVDVESRLAAFLSAFDRLQRTYGIPVIVSTHPRTRLRLQNLATEGLNPEVRFLEPFGFFDFIALEKSARCVLSDSGTVQEECAIFGVPSVTIRDVTERPETIECGSGVLSGAGVEQILTLVRLATGKTRTWEPPKEYMQENVSDVVLRILIGHLHRTGA, encoded by the coding sequence GTGAAAATCATGACAATTCTCGGGACTAGGCCTGAAATCATTCGGCTCAGTCGCATCATCGAAGCCCTGGACGCCACGGTGGACCATACGCTCGTCCATACGGGCCAGAACTTTGATCCCAGACTAAATGAGCTGTTTTTTGATGAGTTGGGACTGCGGGGGCCCGATCACCACCTGGGGGCCAAGGGCGCCTTCGGGGAGCAGGTGGGGACCATCCTGACTGGCACCGAATCCCTGATCCGGGAAATTCAGCCGGATCGACTGCTTATCCTCGGCGATACGAATAGCGGTCTTGGGGCGATCGTGGCGAAAAGAATGGGAGTACCGGTCTTCCACATGGAGGCCGGGAACCGGTGTTATGACGATCGGGTTCCCGAGGAAGTCAACCGCCGCATCATCGACCATTCGAGCGATGTCCTGATGCCCTATACCGAAAGAAGCAAGCAGAATCTCCTGAAAGAGGGGATTCCCGGACAGAGGATTTACGTGACTGGAAACCCCATTCTGGAGGTGATCAGGCACTATGAGCCCCAAATCTCCCAGTCCCGGATTCTCCAGGACTTGAACCTGTCCCCATCCGGCTTCTTCCTGGTGACGATGCATCGGGCTGAGAATGTGGATGTTGAAAGCAGGTTGGCCGCTTTCCTCTCCGCATTTGACCGCCTCCAGCGGACCTATGGCATCCCAGTGATTGTGAGCACCCATCCGCGCACCAGGCTCCGTTTGCAGAACCTGGCCACCGAAGGGTTGAACCCGGAGGTCCGCTTCCTGGAACCCTTCGGATTCTTTGACTTCATCGCCCTGGAAAAGTCGGCCAGGTGCGTCCTGAGTGATAGTGGGACTGTCCAGGAGGAGTGCGCCATCTTTGGCGTCCCCAGTGTGACAATCAGGGATGTCACGGAACGCCCCGAGACGATTGAATGTGGCAGTGGTGTGCTGAGTGGGGCGGGCGTGGAACAGATCCTGACGCTCGTTCGCCTTGCGACAGGGAAGACCCGGACCTGGGAGCCGCCGAAGGAATACATGCAGGAAAACGTGTCCGACGTGGTTCTTCGCATATTGATCGGACACCTCCACAGGACTGGTGCATGA
- a CDS encoding lipopolysaccharide biosynthesis protein: MSLALFRLFHSSRSVRNVVWNLVGGLTAGVLIVLATPQYVHRLGLEGYGIVGLWLMMQVLMGLLDMGMGATIVKEFADSREEGGAETKQDLLRTLEIIYGSLALALALVLACAAGGVAARWLKAPVSSPAHIAWAIRLMALTLGFQFPTVLYANGIAGLQAHGRMNLIQIAGNCLRYGAGVAILLVRPDLVWFFAVQALVAGVQMMATREVLWSLLRRGSSCRPTFKLALFKRLWRFSAGMALTAFSGVLVANADRIALSKLMPTAELGKYAVAYTATGLLQMGIQPFYKAFFPRYAELVSLRAFDALRNEYLRSCGLMAGVIIPLGVAGWIFAPQLFTIWLGTADPTIVRVFRWLILSITCSGLMWLPAAFQQANGKPGLHATMIILALLAGVPVMVWAIRVYGTVGATAVWLIHGLSGISVEIWLMHRLMLKGDMLRWYWRALIQPLCATLPILLGSRWLLPAGCGRLATLGWIGLAGLVGAGCSVGLALVGPTRKPAADPS, translated from the coding sequence GTGAGCCTGGCGCTTTTCCGACTCTTTCACTCCAGTCGCTCCGTCAGAAACGTCGTCTGGAATCTTGTGGGTGGGCTGACCGCCGGCGTCTTGATCGTCCTGGCCACGCCTCAGTATGTGCACCGCCTTGGGCTGGAAGGCTATGGCATCGTCGGCCTCTGGCTGATGATGCAAGTCCTGATGGGCCTCCTCGATATGGGGATGGGGGCGACCATCGTCAAGGAATTCGCTGACTCGCGTGAAGAGGGCGGGGCGGAGACCAAGCAGGACCTGCTCCGGACGCTGGAAATCATTTATGGCTCCCTCGCGTTGGCTCTTGCGCTTGTGCTTGCCTGCGCTGCGGGAGGGGTTGCCGCGCGTTGGCTCAAAGCTCCTGTCTCCTCGCCAGCGCATATCGCTTGGGCGATCCGGTTGATGGCCCTGACACTGGGCTTCCAGTTCCCCACCGTGCTCTATGCCAACGGCATTGCCGGCCTCCAGGCTCATGGGCGGATGAATCTGATCCAGATCGCTGGGAACTGCCTGCGGTACGGGGCCGGTGTCGCGATCCTGCTGGTAAGGCCCGACCTCGTTTGGTTTTTCGCCGTTCAGGCTCTGGTCGCTGGCGTGCAAATGATGGCGACGCGGGAGGTGCTATGGAGCCTGCTGCGCAGGGGGAGCTCATGCCGCCCTACGTTCAAATTGGCACTGTTCAAGCGGTTGTGGCGGTTTTCGGCAGGCATGGCGCTGACTGCGTTTTCCGGGGTGCTTGTCGCCAATGCTGACCGTATAGCTCTAAGCAAGCTGATGCCCACGGCTGAGTTGGGGAAGTATGCAGTTGCCTATACTGCGACGGGGCTCCTTCAAATGGGCATTCAGCCCTTCTACAAGGCTTTCTTCCCCAGGTATGCAGAGCTGGTCTCTCTCCGCGCTTTTGATGCTCTGCGTAATGAATACCTGCGCAGTTGTGGATTGATGGCCGGCGTGATCATCCCCCTGGGCGTCGCGGGATGGATCTTTGCGCCCCAGCTCTTCACGATCTGGCTTGGAACTGCGGATCCAACCATCGTGCGCGTGTTCCGCTGGCTCATCCTCTCCATCACCTGTTCCGGACTCATGTGGTTGCCCGCTGCGTTCCAACAAGCCAATGGAAAGCCAGGACTCCATGCGACGATGATCATCCTGGCCCTCCTGGCAGGCGTTCCGGTTATGGTGTGGGCCATTCGTGTCTACGGCACCGTTGGCGCAACGGCCGTCTGGCTCATTCACGGGCTGTCAGGCATTTCCGTGGAAATCTGGCTCATGCACCGGCTGATGTTGAAGGGGGATATGCTGCGATGGTACTGGAGGGCCTTGATCCAGCCCCTCTGCGCCACCCTTCCGATCCTCCTTGGCTCCCGCTGGTTGTTGCCTGCCGGCTGTGGTCGGCTTGCGACATTGGGTTGGATCGGGCTGGCCGGTCTTGTCGGCGCGGGATGCTCCGTCGGCCTGGCCCTGGTCGGCCCCACCCGGAAACCGGCAGCCGATCCTTCCTGA